ATATCCGGGAAAATACATGAAGGGGGAAGAATAGTGGAAGGCTGAACAGATGACCCGCTCTGAAACTCGTTAGGGCTGCTTCCTTCCGGACCTGACCCGATTGGCGAGGGGAACGTCCATTGCCAACCTTCCGTTTGTTCATATGTCACTTGTGACAGACGATTGCAAGGGGCAATGAGAGAATCAGGCTAAGTATCTATGGGTATAGAAACCATATTTAAGGCTGAATTCACACTTACTCCCCAGATTGCCGATAGAATGCTGACCCAATTTTGGAATGATTGACTATGGATGACCTGACCTTCTCCCACGATCCTTTTGCCGCTGCCCGTTCGATTCCCTCTACTGATGGCATTGGTTTCATGCACAATCGCCTTGACCGCGATACAGAGCATCGTGATGCAGAGATCATCCCCAACATGATGGCGCAAAAGGGCGCAGGCTTTTATCTATTCCACAAGGATACTCTGCTTATCGAGGGAGCCAAAGGAGAAGAAGCAAGGGCTATTTTCAGCAAGGCAGAAGCGGAAGCTCTAGGTGCCGACTTTGATAGCACGCTCATTCTGGGCAGAGACCCTGAAGAAGGGCACGCGCCAAGATTGGCAGTCCGCATCACCGACGAAGCGGCTGTCGAGCATGAAGCCTCTGAAAATCATCGGCTGGAATCGGTCAGGACACTGGGTCTTCATGGCATGTTGCCCGTGGATCAGCTGGGTGCCATTGCACAGGCCCGCGGGCTTCTCAACTGGCATGAAAACAGCCCGTTCTGCTCCAAGTGCGGCAGCAAAACGGTCGTGACTCTGGGCGGAGCACGCCGGGATTGTCCCAATTGTGGCGCCATCCATTTCCCCAGAACCGACCCTGCAGTCATCATGCTGGTTTTAAGGCGTGATCCAGACGGCGTTGAACGGTGCCTTCTGGCCCATCACACCCGCTTTTCTGGTCCTATGTTTACAACGCTGGCCGGGTTCATGGAGCAGGGAGAAACCATCGAGGCCGCAGTGCGAAGAGAAGTCTTTGAAGAAGCGGCTGTGCGTGTGGGATCCGTGCGCTATATGGCAAGTCAGCCCTGGCCGTTCCCGGCATCGTTGATGATTGGGTGCTATGCCGAAGCGCTCTCAAGCGAGATCACCATTGATCCGACGGAGTTGACCGACGCCCGTTGGTTTACCCGGCAAGAAGTCAAGGTCATGATGGACAGAAGCACCGATAGCGAAATGCCGCATACACCGGGGCCATTTTCCATTGCTGCTTGGCTAATCAGAAGCTGGGTCAACCAGTAGGCCTGTGCTTAAAAATCTAGCGAAATCCCTGTTCTGTGTCTCAGGACATCTTCTTGACGGCGGGCGCCGACGACAAGGTGCCGCCGCTGCGGGCTTCACCCGCTGCGAGAATTGCTTTCCTTACAGGCCGCTCGAAAAAGTGGGCTGAAAGCAATGACGTGGCAACTGTTACGATGATGGCAAAAATGAGCACCGGCATGAAGCCGATAATCTGAAGCGGTTCGAGGATCATCAGCCACCCAAGCCCCATGATCGATACGGTGAAGACCGGGTGCCACATATAGATCCCGAAGGAAACGGCGGCCAATGGCATCAGCGGCATCAGGTAGCCGCTGCGTTCGGGCGCATTTATTTCCACCTGCGCAGCAACAAACAAAGCAAAGACAATCGCCAGAATGTTTCCATAGCCCCAGGCGGGATCAAAATACATGACGACCAGCGCCAGCACCAGCGCACCCCATGCGTACCAGTGGCTTTTGATCGCAAGCAGACGACGGAATGCGACCACCGCAATGATCGCGCCCATCACGAAGTCTGCAAAGACGCGATAGGCGCCCCATGTGTTTGCTGAGAGCCATGTCGGGAAAGGAATGATCTTCAGATAGGTCAAGCCTTCCAGCACAATAACCGCCAGCCCCAGCGTGACCAGCAAGCCAGTAAGGCCGGCCTTGCGATAGACAATCACGATAAGGGGAAAAACCAAATAGCAGAACCACTCTGCAGAAAGAGACCAGGACACAAAGTTGAAGGCCAGCCCATCGGACAAGCCCCAGGCGTTGACCAGAAACAATTGCCGCAGCAGTTCCGGGAACGAGTAGAATTCTGTGAGTTGTGTCGATAGGCCAGCAACAGAGATGATCAGCCAGGCAACGCAGAAGATGCCGAGCGTGAGCAAGTGCAAAGGATATAGTCTTGCCAATCGGCGCAACAGGAACATTCCATAATCGGCGCCCGTCTTCAGGCGTTGGGAATAATGAACCCAGATCAGAAAACCGGACACGATAAAGAACAAATCGAGCAGCGCCGTAAACACCTCAGAATCCAGCGCAAATTGCCTGTAGGCTTCTGGGCCAAAGGCGCACAAATGATAGATCATCACCATCAAGGCAGCAAATAGACGCCAGACTGCGAAGAGCGCAAATACTGGCCGTTTCTCCTCACTCACGTTGAACTCCTGACACTGGGTGGTGATGGTCAGATCATGCGGGGCACACACTCATGCCCTGCGCAATTGGCCGACTTCGGTCCTTGCAGCTATAATGCAATTCGATTGAAATCCAGTTAAGGTGAGAAATATTTTGGAACAATCTAAGCAATATAATCATCCCACTTGTCCATCACAGGATAGTGTTTCGCCTGAGCTGCACTCCTGAGCTATTGTTTCTCATCAACAGACATCCCGATGATGCCTGCTCTTTGAACCAGTCAAAGAAAAACCCAAAGGAATTGCTCTAGTGAACAGGGGAGAAGCACTATGACTATTTCAATTGACCGAAGGATGGCGATGATTGCTGCTGCGGGTGCCGCCAGCGCGTTATTTATCCCTTCCGTTTCAATGGCTGCAAATAACATGGAAAGCAAAAAAATGTCATTGCCCATGGCAAAAGCGCGCGGCTTCAAAATTGGGGAGCTGGGTGTGATATCGCTTTTGGCCGGGACGGCCCCTCGCCCCGATCCCCATGGAATATTTGGCATCAATGTTTCCGATGCCGTATTTGCCAAAATCAGTGAAGAGAATTTTATCAGCACGAAAACCGCGCAGTTCTTTTTTACACCAACGGTCGTGCTCGCGGGCGAAAACGTCATCCTCTTTGACACCGGCCTTAACGCAGCGGGCATCACTGCGGCTTTGGCTGAAGCAGGCCTTTCCCCCGCAGATGTCACCCATGTGGTGATTACCCATATGCACGGAGATCACATCGGCGGCCTGATGAACGATGGTGCGCCGACCTTTGGCAACGCGGTTTATCTCACTGGACAGGCTGAGTTCGATCATTGGGCCAAATCGGGCAATGAAGGATTTGAGAAAAATGTCAGACCGCTTGCTGAAAAATTCACTTTTCTGAAGGATGGCGATTCAGTCGTTTCGGGCATTACGGCCATAGCGGCCTTTGGACATACACCCGGCCACATGACATTCATGCTCGAGAGCATGGGACAGCAGTTTCTGCTGATGGCCGACCTTGCCAACCATTATGTCTGGTCCCTCGCCTATCCGGACTGGGAAGTCAAATATGACATGGACAAGGCCATGGCGGTTCAAACCCGGCGCAGAGTGCTTGATATGTTGGCAACAGATCGCATTCCGATGATTGGCTATCACATGCCGTTTCCTGCGGCAGGCTTCGTGGAGCCCCGAGACAAGGGCTTCCGCTTTGTGCCATTGAGCTATCAATTCATGGCTTGATCTGGAGCGGGCTATCAATTGAAGACCACAGAGAGCGACTTTGATAAAGGCTGCCATGAACCGTCGGGGTAGCGACTAAACCCAATGAACGAGAGGCCATCAATAGGCCTCTTGCTTTATCCTGACGATTATCCTTTGCACAGTTCTTCTGCATCAAGCGACGTTACTGGTATCTTTTTCGAGGTGATGAGAAAGAAATTTCTCGCGCGGCATTGGTTTGCAGAAGGCATAGCCCTGCAAGAGATCGGCCCCCATGACGTGCAGAATTTCAGCATGTTCCATCGTCTCAATGCCTTCAGCCACAACGCCAATACCCAATGTTCGCCCGATATGGATGATTGAGTGAACAAGTTCGCGCTGATGCTCACTGGTCGTGACCGGGAAAATCAGCTCCCGATCAATCTTCAGACGGTTTGGCAGCAGATGCATTAGGCTCACGATGGAAGCATAGGCTGTACCGAAGTCGTCGATTTCGATTTCTATGCCCATTTCCCGAAGACGTCGAATATTGGCGGCCACTTGAGGTGCACTGCGGTCGAGGAATGTCGATTCCACAAGCTCGAAGGTCAGGCAGGAAGGATCGAAATTGAGCGCTTTGAGGCTCGGTATCAATTCCCGATCACTCAGGCGCTTAGCGGAAACATTGACTGAAACGCGTTCGACCGGGAGCCCCTTTACTGCCCAGTATTTCTTCGTTTCAATCGCATGTTCCATTACCATTGCATCGATCTCGCCGGTTACACCAAGGCCATCGGCAAGCTCGATAAACATATCAGGATAGACAAGTCCGCGACTAGGGTGCAGCCAGCGCGCCAACGCTTCCACGCCAGCCAGTTTATGGGTCTTGGCATCATACTGGCCCTGATAGTGTGCGATGAATTCCCGATTTTCTATACCGCGTAACAGATCATCCGCCATGCGGCGCTTTTCAGTGGCATTTTGGAACAGCGGCTGGCTGAAGAATGTGAAGCATCCCTTGCCATTCTGTTTGGACTGATAAAGCGCCAAATCCGCGTTCGAACGCAACCGATCCACGTTGCCCTTGGCATCTGCCCAACTGGAAATACCAATACTGGCGCCCAATCGACAGGTTAAACCCTTGTAAAAGAGCGGCCTGTGCAGACTTTCGATAAATCTTTCGGCAATTTCCTGAGGCCTGTTCTTATTGTCCGCGCTTGAGCAAAGGATAACAAACTCATCGCCCCCGACACGTGCGATGAATTCCCCCTCATTGATCAGGGAGCGCATAATATCCGCCACGCTTTGAAGCATGGCGTCGCCAGCTGCATGGCCGAAGCTATTGTTGATTTCCTTGAAGCCATCAAGGTCGATCTTGAGGAACCAGGAATTTGAAGGGGCATCAAAGGGCCAAGAAGAACCATCTTCTCCGTTCAGGAACTCATCGATATAGCGGCGATTTGGCAGTCTGGTCAGATAGTCATGCAGCGCAATGAATTCTATACGCGTCTTTGCTTTGTTTAGCTCAACATAGCGCTGCTCGCTTTCCGTGCGAGCCTGTTTAAGTGCCTCTTCGCGGGCCAGATGTTCAGATATGTCCCAGTTAACGCCCATGTAAACCTTATGGCCATTATCCTTGACGGAAACAAACGTGACAACTCTTACGGTTTTCCTCTGCCCATCGGGCAACTTCAAACCATAGTCGGTGCAGTGCTTGCCATTTTTTCCTATTAACCCCGGACCTTCAAGAAACAGGCGCTCCCTGTCTTCAGTGACGATTCGCTCTTTCCACGAATGATCATTGACGTCAAAATCGGCATCAACGCCGAATATTTCCCGCGTCCGCAGATCCCAAGTATATCTGCATGTTTCGCTGTCATATTCCCACACACCAAGCTGCAATGCATCAACAGCTATTTCAAACCGCTTTGAAACACTGAACAATTCCCGTTCGCTCTCTATACGCGCATTCAGATACGCCATACGCTCACGCGACAGCCTGTTCACAACAGCCATGGGAACAACGATCAGCAGAAAGGCGAGAAATGCAACGGCGCGGATCATCCACGCTATGGATGAAGGAGCAGTCCACCCACCCTTGGGTACAGCCCTAAGCTCCCAGTGGGCGACCTTGAAATCGAGTGGCACGGTGATTGGATCATATTTGTTGACATCACTCGAGCCCCGGAAGGGCTTTTGCAACGAGCCGCCAAGGCCGGTGTTATAGAGAGCATAATCAAAACTATTATCGTCGCCTTCCAGACCAGCTCGCTCATAATAGCGTTTCAAGGCATGGGCAGCGATCACAACACCCCAAAAATAGCGTCCTTTGGCTGGATCATCGACGAAAACCGGGTAGTAAATCAGAATTCCCTCTTCGCCATTCGCCAAAGTGATCACGTTTGACATGGTCACATGATTGCCAATGCGAGCGCTCTCGATCAAAAAGCGCTGTTTGTCGAACTTTTTAAGGTCCATCCCAAGGGTTTCAGCGAAAATTTGTTTGGGATAAACCGTTGACACGACAGCATCAGGCGCCAATACGATGCTTGTCATAAATGAATATTTGTGAAAAATCTTCTTGGCGACTTCATTGAAATACTGCTCATCCATATCGGGTTTCAAAGACACGGAATTTGCCATGCCGCGACCAGATTCCAGATTGGCAATTAGCGTTCCAACCAATTGCGCCGCCATATGCGAGGCTTTGTTGGTCAAGTCTGCCTTGGCTTTTTCGATGTAAGCCTTCTCACTTATATCCTCAGCAATCAAAGCAACCGCAAAAATTACCAAGGTAGCCAATAGAGAAGGAACGTTGGCGTAATGCCAAACGCGCTTTTTAAACAAAGCCCAAACTCTCAACCGCTTAATTTTTCCCACAGTCATCAATTTGTCTGTTCCCGCTTTTCACCATCAGAGTAGAGTAAGTGGCAAAAGTTGAGAAATAGTGAGCAGTAAAATCTATACTTTCCATATACTTACGGTTGTTATTGTATAGCCGAAACTTTAATTATTTATTCATCACGAAGGCGTTTCAAGACGTCAATTTTGAGAAAGACTACCTTAATTTTCTCTAAAATAACCACTCTGCATAATCAAAGTTGTAAAATTTCAATTATGGATTGCTGAAAAATAATTTGGGATAACATGCCTAAACTTCCAAACTTTCTTCCTAATTATATTTAACAATGAATTAGCCAGCCCCAATTATCCCGTTCTGGTTTAGTTATTGCAAAAAACACCCAGCCACCAAATGGTTTGTCTTGATAAATATAAGTAACAATGAAAGCTAGCCAAATTGCTCAGAAATAAAAACCCAGAACAGCTTCATTCGGCTTATAACACTCGCCTCTTCATGCTAGATTACTCGACTATATTTCAGTCTTGTTTCGGGGGAGGACAAAATGAGATATTTGCTTGAAGCGAATTGGTTTGGATACAAGAGCTTTGCCATTCTGTCTTTTGTCATGGCATTTGTTGGTTTCAGCAGCACTACTCCTGCCTTTGCAGACAGTTGCTGGTGGCACAACGGCTCCTTGATGCGGCTTGTCGCTCAGGGCAACAGCCGTTGGTTTTATTATGAGCACCCACGCGCAGGCTTGGCTGTTGAGCCCGGTACATTGCTGTTCAATGGCACAAAGCAAGGCAATTGGTATAGCGGGACTGCGCGCGTCTTTTCAAAATACTGCCCGGGCACACCGATGGAATATTATGTCGAAGGACCGGTTGCCGCCGATCAGCTACGTGTAACGGTTCAAGGCAGCAGAGAAATTCACCGGCGCTGCGCGCCAACTGGGCGTTGGACCACAGACACTCTGGTCTTTACCTATGCCCAGCGCTGCTAGTCGGCAAGAGCCAGCACAATTGTCTGGCTCAAGGCAGGAAACGGGCATGTCAGGTCCGGCTAGAAAGGCAAATATCAAAAAAGCCAGAGCGGTCAGGGTCTGGCTTTCATGATCTTTTTATGGCTTTGGGTTGCCCGGCACCCTGTCGGGGCTTACCCTATCTCTTTCATACGTCCGGGCTAGGACGCAATTCCCTGTTGGCCTCTGGCTCGTGGTTTCTCTTGCGATATTCGTGCGCAGGATAGATGCCAAGGATTTTCAGTTCAGCAGAGAAGAAGCGCAACTCTTCAAGAGCCAAACGCACGTTCAAATCGTCCGGATGGCCTTCGATGTCCGCATAAAACTGGGTTGCAAAAAACTTACCGCCTGTTTGGTAGCTTTCCAGTTTGGTCATGTTCACATTGTTGGTCGCAAAGCCGCCGAGCGCCTTGTACAAAGCAGCTGGCACGTTGCGCACGCGGAAAATGAAGGTCGTGACAACGAGCTCATTGCTCTGGTCGGCACGGATCGGGTATTTCGACAGGATGATAAAGCGCGTCGTATTGTGATCTTCATCTTCAATATCAGCTTTCAGCACATCCAGATCATAGATCTCGGCGGCCAATTCCGATGCGATTGCCGCTTTGGTCTTGTCGCCCTGATTGGCAATCTGGTGCGCAGAGCCAGCCGTATCTGCCCCCACGATCGCCTGAAGCTTGCGGTCGCGAATGATCTTTCGGCATTGCCCCAGTGCCATGACATGGCTCTGAACGGATTTGATATCTTCAAGCTTAGCGCCACGCAAACCCAGAAGCTGGTGGTGGATCGGCAGGAAATATTCGCCGATGATATAGAGATCAGAGGTCGGCATCAGGTGATGGATATCAGCCACGCGGCCTGCCACCGAATTCTCGATCGGGATCATGGCCAGATCGGCTAGATCGTTCTGAACGGCATTAAAGCAATCCTCAAAGGTTGCCATTGGAACCGCCTCAGCATCCGGAAATACATTGTTGCAGGCGGTGTGCGAGTTGGCACCAGGTTCCCCCTGAAAAACAACTTTTTTGGCGATCATAATAGCTCCTTACCGGACACCCCCGTGCCCCTTCTGCCAATTTATGTGAAACTTTCCGCCTGCTTTACGCTCTGGCAGACAATATGTCACGCGCCTTTTGCAAATCCTCTGCGGTATCGACACCAAGAGGGATATCGTCAACGAGAGCAACATCTATACGCATTCCTGCTTCTATTGCCCGCAGCTGCTCCAGCTTTTCTCTCTGCTCCAAGGCAGAAACCGGCATCGCAATGAATTTCTCAAGAGCGGAGCGCCGGTAGGCATAAATGCCGATATGGTGATAAAGAGGCCCCTCCCCGTAAGGCGCGGTGGCACGCGTGAAATAGAGCGCGCGCATGTATTCCTTGTTAAGTGGCGTAGCAACGATCTTGACCACATTCGGATTGGTCTTCTCTGCTTCGTTGCGAATTTCCACGGCAAGAGTTGCAATATCCGTTTGAGGATTCTCAAGCGGTTTGAAGCAGCGGCGGATTGCAGCAGGATCAATCGTGGGCAGATCACCCTGCACGTTGATCACCACGTCATAGACCCCGTTGGGATCGTAATGCTCCAGCGCCTCGGAAATCCGATCTGAACCGCTGGGATGATCAGGCCGCGTCACCACCGCATCGCCCCCCACCTTGCGAATGGCTTCGGCAATATCATGACCATCTGCAGCAACCAGGACCGGACCGATGTCGGCCTCCATGGCGCGGCGCCAAACCTGGGTTATCATCGGTTCGCCGGCAATATCCAGAAGAGGCTTGCCGGGAAGCCTTGATGAAGCCATGCGCGCCGGGATGAGAATGATGGGCTTTGGTGCCATCTGGTTGGCAGGCATAGGTAATCCCCCTTATATTGTTGAAAAGGGCTCGGTCTATGGCGAAAGTCGAGCAATGTTAGCCGCTATTCCTATGGACATTTATCAGGAAAAGCTAGTAGTTTCCGCTAGGAGAACTACCGAATGAACCTTAGGACCAACCTTGGGAATATCCGAATTGTCCTTCAAAGACCGGGAGCAAGGACCAATGAACTTTTTTGAATTCAACAAAATAGCCGGTGCTATTTTGATGGCCCTTATATTTGTCATGGTAACAGGGATGGCGACTGGCTATATCTTCAATGATGAAGCTCCCGCTCAACCGGGCTATGTCATTGAGGTTGCTGATGCATCTGGCGCTAACACAGCCAAGGAAGCAGAACCAGAAGTAGATTTTGCCACTCTTCTTGCCAATGCCGACGCCGACAAGGGCGCACGCGTTGCCAAAAAATGTGTTGCTTGTCACACGTTTGAAGCAGATGGCGGCAATAAAACCGGACCGAATCTGCACGGTGTTGTTGATCGTGCCGTTGCGTCCGTGGCGGACTTCAAATATTCCGATGCCATGCATAGCTTTGGAGAGGGCAAAAGCTGGGATCCGGAGACTCTGAGCACCTATCTGACAAAACCGAAAGATCTGGTGCCAGGCACTGCCATGGCTTTTGCGGGGCTGAAGAAAGCAGAAGACCGCGCCAATCTGATCGGCTATATCAAGAGCCTATCAGAGTAAGGCATTGCTTAATAATTCCGACAAGACCACAATCTTGTTCAAGACAAGGGCCGGATAACTCCGGCCTTTTTATTTGTGCTTTTCCCGCTTTTTTGATCTTTCTTGCATTTCTTTTTCGGCTCCATCTAGCGCAAAAGGCTCATCTTTGATTTATTAGCTGCGAATTTATACCAGCCCCGGCATAAAATACTGGAAAGGCGCCATCTATGGCACGCTCGAACCATAACGCCATAATCATCATTGATGTTCAGAATGATTTCTGCCCCGGAGGCGCACTTGCAGTCCCTCAAGGAGATGAAATTATCTCCAAGATCAACCTGATGCAGAAATCCTTCAGCAATATCATCCTGACGCAAGACTGGCACCCGGCCAATCACAGCTCTTTTACCAGCTCCCATGAAGGCAAGGCCGCCTATGACATGGTGCAGATGCCCTACGGTGATCAGGTTCTATGGCCGGATCACTGCGTGCAAGGGTCTGATGGCGCAGCTTTTCACAAGCTTCTCGACACAGATCGAGCCAGCTTGATCGTCCGGAAGGGTTCCAACCCTCTTGTCGACAGCTATTCGGCCTTTTTTGAAAATGATCATCACACAACGACCGGTCTTGAAGGCTATTTGCGCGACAAGGGGATCGTTTCCCTACTATTTGTAGGACTTGCGACCGACTTTTGCGTGCGCTATTCCGCTGTTGATGCCGCCAAACTCGGGTTTGATGTTTCCGTGGATCTTTCCGCCTGTCGCGCAATAGATCTCAATGGTTCGCTCAAAGAAGCTCTCGAAGAAATGCGCGCGCAAAACATTCACATCATCGAAGCGTAGTCCTTTTAAACCGGGGAATACGGCTTTCAGATGCCGTTAAGACGAGCCTCTCGTTTGCGACTTTCTTAAAGGCCTTTCTTAATTCAGGACAAATAATGACCATCGATCTTGCATCTCGCGTTTATAGTCACCGCTGGAAAATCGATCCAATCGTTCGCTCTCTCATTGATACCGATTTCTACAAGCTTCTGATGGCCCAGTCGGTTTTTCATAACAAACCCGACGTGAATGTTGAGTTCAGCCTGATCAATCGCTCAAAGCACATCCCTCTGGCAGATTTGATCGATGAAAATGAACTGCGTGCCCAACTTGATTACATTCGCGGACTGAAGCTCTCCCGTGGTGAAAGCACCTGGCTGCGCGGTAACATGTTCTATGGCAAGCGCTCCATGTTTCACCCCGATTTCATGGAGTGGTTCGAAAATCTGTCCCTTCCTCCCTATCATCTGGAGCGCGTCGGCAACCAGTATGAGCTGACCTTCAAGGGCTCCTGGCCGGAGGTGATGCTTTGGGAAATTCCTGCACTCTCGGTTATCATGGAGCTGCGTTCACGGGCCATTCTGCATAAGATGAAGCGCTTCGAATTGCAGATCCTTTATGCGCGCGCCATGACGAGGCTATGGGAAAAAGTCGCCAAGCTTCGCGCGATTGGCGATGTAAAGATTGCTGATTTCGG
This window of the uncultured Cohaesibacter sp. genome carries:
- a CDS encoding EAL domain-containing protein, with the protein product MFKKRVWHYANVPSLLATLVIFAVALIAEDISEKAYIEKAKADLTNKASHMAAQLVGTLIANLESGRGMANSVSLKPDMDEQYFNEVAKKIFHKYSFMTSIVLAPDAVVSTVYPKQIFAETLGMDLKKFDKQRFLIESARIGNHVTMSNVITLANGEEGILIYYPVFVDDPAKGRYFWGVVIAAHALKRYYERAGLEGDDNSFDYALYNTGLGGSLQKPFRGSSDVNKYDPITVPLDFKVAHWELRAVPKGGWTAPSSIAWMIRAVAFLAFLLIVVPMAVVNRLSRERMAYLNARIESERELFSVSKRFEIAVDALQLGVWEYDSETCRYTWDLRTREIFGVDADFDVNDHSWKERIVTEDRERLFLEGPGLIGKNGKHCTDYGLKLPDGQRKTVRVVTFVSVKDNGHKVYMGVNWDISEHLAREEALKQARTESEQRYVELNKAKTRIEFIALHDYLTRLPNRRYIDEFLNGEDGSSWPFDAPSNSWFLKIDLDGFKEINNSFGHAAGDAMLQSVADIMRSLINEGEFIARVGGDEFVILCSSADNKNRPQEIAERFIESLHRPLFYKGLTCRLGASIGISSWADAKGNVDRLRSNADLALYQSKQNGKGCFTFFSQPLFQNATEKRRMADDLLRGIENREFIAHYQGQYDAKTHKLAGVEALARWLHPSRGLVYPDMFIELADGLGVTGEIDAMVMEHAIETKKYWAVKGLPVERVSVNVSAKRLSDRELIPSLKALNFDPSCLTFELVESTFLDRSAPQVAANIRRLREMGIEIEIDDFGTAYASIVSLMHLLPNRLKIDRELIFPVTTSEHQRELVHSIIHIGRTLGIGVVAEGIETMEHAEILHVMGADLLQGYAFCKPMPREKFLSHHLEKDTSNVA
- the nudC gene encoding NAD(+) diphosphatase, yielding MDDLTFSHDPFAAARSIPSTDGIGFMHNRLDRDTEHRDAEIIPNMMAQKGAGFYLFHKDTLLIEGAKGEEARAIFSKAEAEALGADFDSTLILGRDPEEGHAPRLAVRITDEAAVEHEASENHRLESVRTLGLHGMLPVDQLGAIAQARGLLNWHENSPFCSKCGSKTVVTLGGARRDCPNCGAIHFPRTDPAVIMLVLRRDPDGVERCLLAHHTRFSGPMFTTLAGFMEQGETIEAAVRREVFEEAAVRVGSVRYMASQPWPFPASLMIGCYAEALSSEITIDPTELTDARWFTRQEVKVMMDRSTDSEMPHTPGPFSIAAWLIRSWVNQ
- the pncA gene encoding bifunctional nicotinamidase/pyrazinamidase → MARSNHNAIIIIDVQNDFCPGGALAVPQGDEIISKINLMQKSFSNIILTQDWHPANHSSFTSSHEGKAAYDMVQMPYGDQVLWPDHCVQGSDGAAFHKLLDTDRASLIVRKGSNPLVDSYSAFFENDHHTTTGLEGYLRDKGIVSLLFVGLATDFCVRYSAVDAAKLGFDVSVDLSACRAIDLNGSLKEALEEMRAQNIHIIEA
- a CDS encoding MBL fold metallo-hydrolase; translated protein: MTISIDRRMAMIAAAGAASALFIPSVSMAANNMESKKMSLPMAKARGFKIGELGVISLLAGTAPRPDPHGIFGINVSDAVFAKISEENFISTKTAQFFFTPTVVLAGENVILFDTGLNAAGITAALAEAGLSPADVTHVVITHMHGDHIGGLMNDGAPTFGNAVYLTGQAEFDHWAKSGNEGFEKNVRPLAEKFTFLKDGDSVVSGITAIAAFGHTPGHMTFMLESMGQQFLLMADLANHYVWSLAYPDWEVKYDMDKAMAVQTRRRVLDMLATDRIPMIGYHMPFPAAGFVEPRDKGFRFVPLSYQFMA
- a CDS encoding acyltransferase, with translation MSEEKRPVFALFAVWRLFAALMVMIYHLCAFGPEAYRQFALDSEVFTALLDLFFIVSGFLIWVHYSQRLKTGADYGMFLLRRLARLYPLHLLTLGIFCVAWLIISVAGLSTQLTEFYSFPELLRQLFLVNAWGLSDGLAFNFVSWSLSAEWFCYLVFPLIVIVYRKAGLTGLLVTLGLAVIVLEGLTYLKIIPFPTWLSANTWGAYRVFADFVMGAIIAVVAFRRLLAIKSHWYAWGALVLALVVMYFDPAWGYGNILAIVFALFVAAQVEINAPERSGYLMPLMPLAAVSFGIYMWHPVFTVSIMGLGWLMILEPLQIIGFMPVLIFAIIVTVATSLLSAHFFERPVRKAILAAGEARSGGTLSSAPAVKKMS
- a CDS encoding cytochrome c family protein; protein product: MNFFEFNKIAGAILMALIFVMVTGMATGYIFNDEAPAQPGYVIEVADASGANTAKEAEPEVDFATLLANADADKGARVAKKCVACHTFEADGGNKTGPNLHGVVDRAVASVADFKYSDAMHSFGEGKSWDPETLSTYLTKPKDLVPGTAMAFAGLKKAEDRANLIGYIKSLSE
- a CDS encoding prephenate dehydratase, whose translation is MIAKKVVFQGEPGANSHTACNNVFPDAEAVPMATFEDCFNAVQNDLADLAMIPIENSVAGRVADIHHLMPTSDLYIIGEYFLPIHHQLLGLRGAKLEDIKSVQSHVMALGQCRKIIRDRKLQAIVGADTAGSAHQIANQGDKTKAAIASELAAEIYDLDVLKADIEDEDHNTTRFIILSKYPIRADQSNELVVTTFIFRVRNVPAALYKALGGFATNNVNMTKLESYQTGGKFFATQFYADIEGHPDDLNVRLALEELRFFSAELKILGIYPAHEYRKRNHEPEANRELRPSPDV
- a CDS encoding 3-deoxy-manno-octulosonate cytidylyltransferase, which codes for MPANQMAPKPIILIPARMASSRLPGKPLLDIAGEPMITQVWRRAMEADIGPVLVAADGHDIAEAIRKVGGDAVVTRPDHPSGSDRISEALEHYDPNGVYDVVINVQGDLPTIDPAAIRRCFKPLENPQTDIATLAVEIRNEAEKTNPNVVKIVATPLNKEYMRALYFTRATAPYGEGPLYHHIGIYAYRRSALEKFIAMPVSALEQREKLEQLRAIEAGMRIDVALVDDIPLGVDTAEDLQKARDILSARA